CCTCTGGGCTCTGGTCTTGCTGATCGTCGATATTTTACATGATATGCTGTTATTTTAAAGCTTTTAGCTCCAAAAGAAAAGGAGATCCTAGTGACAAAGCTTTCATTGAGCTTCTCTGTACATATTTGTCAAGGAAAATACAGCATAATTTCCCATCTGTCTTTTTGACAACAGTTAATTATGCTAGTATTAGTTTTTTACTTCTTTGCCTAGGATAGGCTTGAGAAAATCTAAGACGAGCAAACATCCAAGAATTCGTAGATAATCAATATTTGGTTCATGACCAAACACCAATTGTGACGGATAGTATATATTTAGGGAAAAGAGTTTGATatatccctcaactttgtcatttagatctgatataccccttgttatgaaagtggctcatatatacccctacttgtaaacaaatggctcacatatacccttttcctctaacggaaatgaaaataataataattttaatctaaatttttattatttttttctaaaaaatataatcccatatgagtaaatttaatcctcgtcaaacatatttttttttgaattttgttttgtttcaatgactaatttataattattattttgataatcaaatttatttatgtttcactaatattcttgtaaaacttattgtagatgaccaaattttttcttcgaatacaaaattaaattacaatgcacacaaaaaaatagtttaattttttattctttaaactatggaatgaaagaaaaaaacaaaataagaataagaattcaaataattataataaaagaagtcaaaaaataatttatgtatgaaaaaaaattaaaatatatcttgaactttgatagaagaatcatatatgggtaataatttttaaaaaaaattagaagtaataaatataaatttaaaaataattttttaacttccgttaaatgaagggtatatgtgagccattttgtaatggcaggggtatatgtgagccgtttgtataacggtaagggcatatatgagccacttttataacgaggagTATATCAGcttcaaatgacaaagttgaggggtatatcagacctttttctcatatatttattataattagtcAGTCTAAGACGAACAAGTGTTATTGCATGTAGGATAGCATTACCCCATATAGTTGTGGGCAATTTTGTTTACATAAGTAGTGGTCTTTCTATCAATTGTAGGAGCTTACTAAATGACCCTGCAAGGTCATTTTGATTACGAACATGAGCAGCAGGAAGTTCAATTCTTATCCAAATTACTAAGCAATAATCATCAAAAGCTTGTGACGTAAATTCCCCTGTATTATCAAGGTGAATGGTCTTAATAGGATAATCTGGGAATTGCGCCcttaaccttattatttgtgccaataacTTTGCAAATGCTAGGATAATCTGGGAATTGCCTGGTATATACTAATGATTGGTTCGAATACCATGCCTAGTATAAAATATCCTCATGATGATGACTCggatattatttttgatatattctaAGATTGGCTTGGTACCATGCTTGATACgaagatatacatatatgattTGCTCGAATACCATGTCAATATACTAACAATATGTGTATGAGTTTCATGAGAAAACCATGTTAAtattgggttttatttgccctgatttcttaccataaataggttttccttttaagaaaaggttttggattaaCTAATcatttttctggtaggaaaaggtttaggactctataaatagaggaatgttccttctaacttaatcagcattcacaatatAGTCtcaagggctttgagagttttggttagggggagaatttatgggtcacaagcttgatacgttatcacttgtgtgaacctcccatgtattctgagtgaatttggttgaggttgtttccctctgtatttgtactctcatatttatagtggattgctcatcctcctttgtggacgtaggtcgattgaccgaaccacgttaaatctttgtgtcttttgatatatttctcgttgtctttcttactcgtggtcttttgaggtttgctttgctagcttccgcatttacacctacttattttcgATCCTAATAGTTAATTCTTCGTGATGTGGTTGTTACATGTTGATTTTGTGAGAGGACCAAATTTATTCATCGTTTTACATTAGTCACATGTTAATCCCTTAAGGGTTGTATATTTAAATACTGAGGTGGTCGTTGAATAGATCGAAAGTGCATATTAAATACCATAGTGATATTTTAAGGATCCTTAGAGGTCCTTATTTTACCTTCAAGTTTcatgattatttaaaattatatgcaTAATATTATGTGTTGAATTGGGGTCGAGTAATGTGTCTACTAGTACGTGTTGTTTGTACTGATACTACTTTAGCTATGTCACTTGGCATAGGGTCGAGTGAttagttttaatttgtttaaatctacatttcataattcaaaatttctcGTAAGGATTCTCCTATCTATGTGTTAGAGTAGGTGCCCGCACGGCCTGGTGAATTGGGTCGTGAAATGCCTCAATTATGTCATCAAACTTAGAGATAATGCTCATCCATGCCATTGTTTGTAAACCGAAaacaatttgaattttgttaaatcattttttatgtgttcAATTTTGATTCAGTCACATCATTAactaaatcaatttttaaaactgaaatggctcatatatgccaTTAAACTTTGTGAATAGACTCATTTATGTCATCTATTAAAAGTTTGGATCATCTATGTCATCAGTTAACAAATAGTGATTTGAATGAGTTTTTTCTCAAACGAAATGACATAGATGACCCAAAACTTTTGATAGACGACATAAATAAAcctttttctcaaaattcagtgacatatttaaatatttttcttataaaaataataattttatgctaaacttatgaatattttttaaatagtttttaaaatttacagtATAAGCCATGTTTCAtgcttttccaaaaaaaaaatatccataAATTATGGTCAACACATTTTTAAACTTCAATTCAAATTTCATCTGAAactaatttatcaaaaatatttgaaaatttgtgaCTAAACACAAGTTTCGTTCAAACATATTTCGTTCGtattcaaaatattcaaatgagTTTCGAAAACTAAAACAATTAAGTGATGATTGACTTCAAATTAAACGAGTTAGTCAACAAATAAAAGTTAATATAATATGTAAACATTTTACCGTCTTTTTGGAAAAAGAATTTGTGTTTTATTGATGGaggaaatgatttaaaataatcatttacAATTTAAttcgaaaaagaaaaaaaaaacttgtaagGATTCCATATTCTATTTCCAAATCtaatatgtataaaatttaaataaaatattaaatattgtagTGGATACCAAAACCAATtgacttttttaatttaattaagttacaaatatcataaataaaataaatataatttgctTCATACTTTTTTATGGATAAGCTACATACCACTAGTAATTAAGGcacattttttaaagaattataatAAATGAGAGTCCACTTTGGTAGACAAATTCCAAAATAACTATGTACTAAATATATTGACTTGTAGCATACACGGtccaatttaattaataatataaaataatacttccTTCCTACttctataaataaattatttgagcGATATAGCGATAGTTTGTTGAAaatttcttttaccttttttttagagttgaattttgaaaattatgtgtgatcagaaaatttttagaatttatcaTGAAGTTGCatattgaaatttgaaaaatatcaaaaattattttcatttttcttcactCTAAATCAttcacaaaaaattaataaacaattCCAACTTGCATTCATCGTCAAATACAACTCAGTTGAACATTCTTTAccagaaaataacaaaatttcttACTACGCTACTAGTTCAATGTTATACCATATTTTTGACGCCACTTTTCGTGtttattttatgcattttttcttcatataattCCAAAAGAAACTAAACAATACATCAAGTTTAGTGTAATATTCAAAaccataagaaaaatattttactaaatccTTTTAAATTGAAGCATGTGCAAGTATCACTCACTACctataaaaatatcaaagtaAAGCCAAAAGTTAATTTACTGGAAGtttaaattatactattttactTTGTAAAGATGTGGATTTTAgcacaataaaataatttttcctatCAAGTAGAAGACTTTTGACCAATTATTGAATCAAGGAACTCTACAAGACAAATTAAAGACTAAGCCATAATATTATTTGACCACATGTTAAATGTGAATATATCAAACCATATACTAAAATCCACCAAATCATGTTATATATAGAGAGATCCTCAACAATTGGATTTTTATGCTTACtctaatatgataaaaataacatgttatatcaacagaaagttatgaaaatattttattattgtcgttagaaaaataaccaaattttaaagaagaaaaggCTAGGATGGAAGAGTTCTTTCAAGTTTCTTGGTtttgtgatgatgaaaatgaaactaataataattttgtggTGAACCAAAGTGCTTTTGTGAGTTTTGGGAGCAAATCAAATGAAGGATTTGGAGTTTGTAGCTATGGAAATGTATCGATGAATCATCGAAACATGAACAAGAGGATGATTGAGTTCTTGAAGAAGAATTGGAGTCCCAAAAATGGACAAGTGAAGATAGAAAAAGAGAAAGTTCATAAACATATGATTAAAGAGAGGATtagaagagaaaaacaaaagcaAAGTTATTTGAACTTGTACAAATTGCTTCCTATGGGTACCAAGGTTAGTTCATTTCCATTACCACTTCTtaagaaaaaagtgaaaatttcacatttttattaGGGTTTTTGTGTTTTCTTGAATCAAATGTCTAGGTATTGTACTATAAAGTTTACATTTTTGTTATATTCAAGCATTTGATATTTGTAACGCGATTACTATCTTAGTTATTCTTAATTTGTGTCATAGAAAGTCGATTATAAGGTTCTAACTCCATCTTCAGTGCTCAAATCGGAGACCTCTTTTCATTGCAATTTGTACAACACTTTTGTTTAAGGCTCAATTAACAACTTCTCATTATGATTGATTGTAGAATGAGAAAAATGCTATAGTCCAAACAGCAACAAGGAGGATTGAAGAGCTAcaaaaacacaaggaaaattTAGAAAAGAGAAATGATGAAATTCAATTGATTTTAGCACAAAGTGATAAAAAAGAGGAGGAATTTGAGAAGGCTAAAATCAAAGCAAAAGTTGGTAATCCAATTTGTGGTGTAGATTCAATGCTAGAGGTTCTCAAGTGTTTGAGGAATTGTGGAACCAAAGCAAATTCCATTCAATCAAGTTTCTCTCACCAAGAATTTTCAACATTGATTGAAATAGAAACTAAGGTAATATATTATTCAATTACGTCCGATTCGATAATATCAAGTAATTTTGATTCAAACTCTATATGAACTCGTTTATCGACACTTGAGGTCATTGCATTGCTCTATGGAAGTTGGTTGTGTTAGAGACCATTAATTTGAGTATTAGCTTAGTAGGAAGtgtttatcttatattttttctgtGTCAAATTATCTATcgtaattattaaaaatagttatcttaaattattttttcattttaaaagtttaaaacaaaattaattatttttctcattttatcttttaatagttattatttttgaagACTACAAACCCCTCATTTATGAATACTCaaataagaaggaaaaaaaggGTGAAATAGTTAAAAATCTCTATTAATTCAAACACCCTTAATATTTACTGTTCTTAGGGAgttgtgaaaaaaaaatcataaacaataaTTTGAGTAAGAAAAATTATACCCTAGAAGTGTAATATTTTGTTCTTATAAAATGTTATCGAcaataatttgaagaaaacaaaaagagagATGATTATAAGGTAGAGAATCGAACCCTCTTAATTAagctattaaaattttcaatttaaattagtCGGATCAGATAACAGAAATGTCATGGCttgttcctttctttctttcttccttttaaCTTTTTCAATTCAATGTTTGTCAAGTTTTTTCATTTCATTGACtaatttatgatcaatttttttttgtgtgagaTAGAGTGGAGCAGCAGAGATAGAAAAAGCAGTACAAAATACtctatttgaagttgaaaggAACTTTCGTGCCCATTGATAATTTTAGGCCACACAAAAATTATGCAACTTGTACTCatcaacaaattttaatttggtgTCTCTATTTGACCAATTTATCTACAAAATGAACTTTCCCCTATTTTTCctcctaattttattttatgtcatCACAGATAATTAAaggttaaatatatttaatcacATATCTTTTATGGTCTTTCATTTTGATCCATGAAGGTTAGATTTTCGACTTAACCAATAAAATAATCTCATAAAAATAATCACGACTTTTCCAACAATTTGGTGGGACATGAAGAACAAAGATAGTAGTAACATACCCATTGTAATCCCACGAGTGGAATATGAGGATGGTAGAGTCAAGAGTACATTATAATTTTTACTGATCCATCAAAAACAGTGATATTCAGCAAAGCACAAGAGTTCCACAGCAAAAACTGTTTTAAGTGACTCATTATCTCACATCAAAATTGTTAAAGAAAGGCGTTGACGAGGCTAGAACAGGAAAAATAGACATAAGTGAGAAAATCACTTGAGAGGAATGAACCTTGACGAGTGAGTAGCACCAATACCAGGTCTACCGTGCTTGACAGGTTTATATGAGATAGAGAACTCGGCCAGATAGTGGCCGATCATCTCAGGCTTGACTTCAATCTGATTGAAGGTTTTACCATTGTAAATTCCGATAACACTTCCAATCATTTCAGGAAAGATGATCATATTCCTAAGGTGAGTCTTGACAGGCTCTGGCTTTTCACCTTGTGGAGCCTCGCGTTtctgccaaaaaaaaaatgcatctGTAAATAGGTGCTGGTGAAAAGGAATAATACGCAATATGAATATCTGCTAAGAGTAAACAAACACTGACAAGATCATGGAGGCTTATCAACAGGAACGCTAACTCAATAAACCACGAAACTATACATTTTAGCAACTTGGGAGAAGTTCAGAAGACGCAGAAACAGCTAAAACCATCACTCCATACATCCCCACGATACGTCTATTTTCATGTGTTGAGAAAAATGTCATCATCTTCACTTCAAGTCCACTTATCAATTATTATCAGTATAGAATATTTTAACCATGAAATCTTACTAGTAGTGTTTCTGAATCAATCTGTCTACATAGCAATCAATCATATACACTAGGACAGATTTTAGATCCAAATATCTAGTATATTATGCTCAAGTCAATTAACAATAATTCTCCCAACGACGCTAAATTAGGCATTTCACTAGTAAAGTCACCAAACTGAATTAAGCATAAAGCATTACACACCTTCGATCACCTCCATCTGTATAACTTACACAAAAGAAGGTGAATATGGAAAGACTCTTAAGACTCAAGTCACTTGGGTTGATGAAGATCTAAACCAACTTGTTTAATACAAATTCAACACTTCATGATTTCACCCAGTGTTCAGGGAAGCGTGAAGCTGAAAAAAGCGATAAGGCCCCGCTTCACGCTTTAAGCAATGAAGCAGTCACATACTCATTCCAGTCTGTGAAGCGTAGAAGGCTCGCATCGCTTGCTTTGCTGAACACTAAATTTTCACCCTAAGTTAAGCAACTCATATAACACTTAAGAAGatcaaaataacaaattttaattcAGCTCAAACTTGATGCTGCAAGGGTCTCCTTTAGAATGAATATCAAAGTTGATAGAAGCCAACACTAACACGTAAACAGGCCAGAGTGAAAAAGGAACTCGAAAACACTATATGCATGAACATAAACAGTCCAGATTGATACAACAATTCGAAAAAGTTCTTTTCAGCATGTGATATTCATTTTGCCATCATTCAAAGATACAAAAATTATACCAAACTTCTGAAAGATCAACAAAAGTAAACAATGCAGTTCGACTGTTGCCCCTTTGTTGATAGATCATACGAAACTTTTTCAGATAGCAAATGTTACAAAAGCAATAATTAACGACAGATGTATCCACAATACTGTAACAGGTTGACAGTTTTTTCGCAGGGCGGGGGACCAACATGCCAATGATAAGTGTCAAAACAAACAAGAGCACAAATATCATATGCATACCGCCTTCCGCAGCTTCTTGATCAGTGCCATTGGCTTCCTCTTCAAACCTCTCTCGATCCTGCAACAACTCAAATGCAAAAATTGACACAGATGTAacaggaatatatatatatatatatatttggcaTCAAAATACAAATGTATGCTTAGCATAATCTTAAGTCtcagaaatatatatatattgaagatACAGGGAATTTTTACGCAACTACTGGTTACTATCCAAgtgttaataataaaatatgtacattttgCAAGCAAACAGAGAATTAGATACAGTTAACTGTACTATGAATAGTATAACTGAAAATGAATTGGGGAAAAACCTTCTACGGGGACGTGCATTGAAGAGCTTGACGAGCTCGTCAATGTTCAAGTCGAGAAGAGAATCGAGATCAACGCCTCTGTAACTAAACTTTTTAAACGTCCTCTTCCTTGGCAGTCCGGTCGTCACATCGGCTTCAATTTCCGCCATGGTTGTGGAGATGGAAATCGGCAAACTCTGCGGCGGAGGTAAGCGGCGTTAGGGTTTTTTGGTGGACTATGAAGTGGCGTTGGGGTATGATAGGTTTTGTGCTAAATGGGCTGCGATGGGTCCAATTTCACAAAATAGGGCTGAGCCCAAAGTTACTGGTCCGTGATCAATGACCAAAGATTTCCGTCCTCCTTTTTTGGTTTTCGATTCAATTCGAATCGTACACAAAATCGTCATATCCGTGACTCTAGtatacttaattttaatttttttagggtaagaatttattttaaacctaAATATACCTTATTGTAGTTGGCTTAGTAATAGTTAATcttaaccaaaagaaaaaacagaCATTAGGTGC
The nucleotide sequence above comes from Solanum pennellii chromosome 9, SPENNV200. Encoded proteins:
- the LOC107030759 gene encoding transcription factor bHLH92 isoform X1, with amino-acid sequence MEEFFQVSWFCDDENETNNNFVVNQSAFVSFGSKSNEGFGVCSYGNVSMNHRNMNKRMIEFLKKNWSPKNGQVKIEKEKVHKHMIKERIRREKQKQSYLNLYKLLPMGTKNEKNAIVQTATRRIEELQKHKENLEKRNDEIQLILAQSDKKEEEFEKAKIKAKVGNPICGVDSMLEVLKCLRNCGTKANSIQSSFSHQEFSTLIEIETKVDSFFAGRGTNMPMISVKTNKSTNIICIPPSAAS
- the LOC107030759 gene encoding transcription factor bHLH92 isoform X2 — its product is MEEFFQVSWFCDDENETNNNFVVNQSAFVSFGSKSNEGFGVCSYGNVSMNHRNMNKRMIEFLKKNWSPKNGQVKIEKEKVHKHMIKERIRREKQKQSYLNLYKLLPMGTKNEKNAIVQTATRRIEELQKHKENLEKRNDEIQLILAQSDKKEEEFEKAKIKAKVGNPICGVDSMLEVLKCLRNCGTKANSIQSSFSHQEFSTLIEIETKSGAAEIEKAVQNTLFEVERNFRAH
- the LOC107029367 gene encoding 40S ribosomal protein S15; its protein translation is MAEIEADVTTGLPRKRTFKKFSYRGVDLDSLLDLNIDELVKLFNARPRRRIERGLKRKPMALIKKLRKAKREAPQGEKPEPVKTHLRNMIIFPEMIGSVIGIYNGKTFNQIEVKPEMIGHYLAEFSISYKPVKHGRPGIGATHSSRFIPLK